A DNA window from Linepithema humile isolate Giens D197 chromosome 6, Lhum_UNIL_v1.0, whole genome shotgun sequence contains the following coding sequences:
- the LOC105676877 gene encoding uncharacterized protein, with product MTRNSKKKLAIFAGTSKCLIYAEAKYCASEMPGEIKYYECPKTEYCCAFGCCVSPGLHFHHLWYYWILVIIMFLVCSGGGWWYRYWLQGRYRAAASAIPTRPSNTRSQNSLRNASCQAQQARITYNSARNTVLLHRMWKGPQRNAAAPWNNGNASTSTHYQNMNVVWNDANCPYYQLYGPPPSYETVIAQTRGKISNPASPESSSTARLNLQSANVIPNPSVPQCFYYPCNSPARLVNGNTNQCQSDNANSHQFDSVPIAHFSQYCAANGAISQNMCVPLECPEKSIASGSSNFTRGYQSSSQRLPGYLMDRSPDASDTENATHGYEVQNVEEHAMLNINAATSSYREHSTWHANDQSLLKVHGKISLQDKNRASQPRCVTMAETHTTSLKSEDSGSENERTFPLVSATQRNFPRERTNYGGSLRLPRRHTRGVTCQGNSFQRVSPKKSSSIPQNAFNIAQTASESTPPNTSSLARMADVEASSSQSNPSNNVILEPFIFENAQSPPRRNIEEVRGSYAMNRSTNFDLESKHKLDRSKSLD from the exons ATGACTCGCAACAGCAAAAAGAAACTCGCGATATTCGCGGGTACATCCAAGTGTCTCATTTAC gCAGAAGCAAAGTACTGTGCCTCTGAAATGCCtggagaaataaaatactatGA aTGTCCAAAAACAGAATATTGTTGTGCTTTTGGATGTTGTGTGTCACCTGGACTCCATTTCCATCATTTATGGTACTATTG gatTCTGGTTATAATAATGTTCCTGGTGTGTTCTGGTGGTGGTTGGTGGTACCGATATTGGTTGCAGGGCAGATACAGAGCAGCCGCTTCGGCTATTCCAACCCGACCGTCTAATACTAGATCTCAAAATTCTCTTCGTAATGCATCTTGCCAAGCGCAGCAAGCTCGCATTACATACAATTCGGCGAGAAATACCGTCCTATTGCATCGTATGTGGAAAG GTCCTCAAAGAAACGCAGCTGCACCGTGGAATAATGGTAACGCAAGCACATCGACGCACTATCAGAATATGAACGTCGTATGGAATGATGCCAATTGTCCTTACTACCAATTATATGGTCCTCCGCCTAGTTACGAGACAGTAATAGCACAGACACGTGGCAAGATCTCTAATCCGGCGTCACCAGAATCGTCCTCTACCGCGCGATTGAATCTACAATCAGCGAACGTGATACCGAATCCAAGTGTGCCACAGTGTTTTTACTACCCTTGCAATTCGCCGGCGAGATTGGTAAACGGCAACACGAATCAATGTCAAAGTGATAACGCAAATTCCCATCAGTTTGACAGTGTTCCAATCGCGCATTTCTCGCAATATTGTGCCGCAAACGGCGCGATAAGCCAAAACATGTGCGTTCCTTTGGAGTGTCCAGAAAAATCAATTGCTTCCGGAAGTAGCAATTTTACTCGCGGTTATCAGAGCAGCTCACAGCGGTTACCGGGATATCTAATGGACAGATCGCCTGACGCCTCGGATACGGAGAATGCAACTCACGGCTATGAAGTCCAGAATGTGGAAGAACACGCAATGCTCAATATCAATGCTGCGACAAGCAGCTATAGAGAACACAGTACGTGGCATGCGAATGATCAATCTTTATTGAAAGTGCATGGTAAGATCAGTTTACAGGATAAAAATCGAGCATCTCAGCCAAGATGCGTGACAATGGCAGAGACGCACACTACCTCGCTTAAATCAGAAGATAGTGGAAGCGAAAACGAGCGCACGTTCCCCTTGGTTTCTGCAACACAAAGAAATTTCCCGAGGGAACGTACGAATTACGGCGGTTCCTTGCGTTTACCGCGTAGACACACCAGAGGTGTCACTTGTCAAGGCAACAGCTTCCAAAGAGTTTCTCCCAAGAAGTCGTCGAGCATCCCGCAAAATGCTTTTAATATCGCTCAGACAGCTTCCGAAAGCACACCTCCTAACACTAGCTCTCTGGCACGAATGGCGGATGTCGAAGCGAGTTCTTCTCAATCAAATCCATCCAATAATGTGATATTAGaaccttttatttttgaaaatgcgCAATCACCTCCAAGGAGAAATATCGAAGAGGTGCGTGGTTCTTATGCAATGAATCGAAGTACAAACTTTGATCTTGAAAGTAAACACAAATTAGACAGATCGAAATCGCTAGACTGA